One stretch of Ornithinimicrobium ciconiae DNA includes these proteins:
- a CDS encoding MFS transporter has translation MRRVLLDITPLRESRPYRHLYVGMVTSGVGAQLATTAIALQIYELTGSSFAVGLVGLYALVPIVVLGLYGGAVLDTHDRRTVALVGGVALWVTGGLNVLQAVLGNTHVGVLYALVALHSAGFAIMSPARSSIYPRLLPIEQLPAANALSVASMNVSMTVGPLLAGFIVQFGGYVSAYTLDVILFTAAMWGISTLPSIRPERGAGARVPGLSSVIDGLRFLATRPNVRMTFLADFCAMILAQPRALFPAIAVVALAGGEATVGILAAALAVGALVAMLFSGPLGSVIHQGRAVVWSVVAWGVCMVLLGLAVLGAGQLFSPRTALVLACLALAAAGAADSVSSVYRNTILQAATPDHLRGRLQGVFIVVVAGGPRLGELVAGSVAAAWSEWGTLVLGGVACMIAMLVLARLQPGFSQYDARDPQP, from the coding sequence GTGCGCCGCGTCCTGCTCGACATCACCCCGCTGCGGGAGTCGCGTCCTTACCGCCACCTCTACGTCGGCATGGTCACCTCCGGTGTCGGCGCCCAACTGGCCACCACGGCGATTGCCCTGCAGATCTATGAGCTGACCGGATCCTCCTTCGCCGTCGGTCTGGTCGGCCTCTATGCGCTGGTGCCCATCGTGGTGCTCGGACTGTATGGCGGGGCGGTCCTGGACACGCACGACCGCCGGACCGTGGCGCTGGTGGGTGGCGTTGCCCTCTGGGTCACCGGCGGTCTCAACGTCCTCCAGGCAGTCCTGGGCAACACCCATGTCGGGGTTCTCTATGCCCTCGTGGCGCTGCACAGCGCTGGCTTCGCCATCATGAGCCCGGCGCGGTCCTCGATCTATCCCAGGCTTCTGCCGATCGAGCAGCTGCCGGCCGCCAACGCCCTCAGCGTGGCCTCGATGAACGTCTCGATGACGGTCGGGCCGCTGCTCGCCGGTTTCATCGTCCAGTTCGGTGGCTACGTGAGCGCCTACACCCTGGACGTCATCCTGTTCACCGCCGCGATGTGGGGAATCTCCACGCTGCCCTCCATCCGTCCGGAACGGGGCGCCGGGGCCAGGGTGCCCGGCCTGTCCAGCGTGATCGACGGGTTGCGCTTCCTCGCCACGAGACCCAACGTGCGGATGACCTTCCTGGCCGACTTCTGCGCGATGATCCTGGCCCAACCCCGCGCCCTCTTCCCGGCGATCGCCGTCGTGGCCCTGGCCGGGGGAGAGGCCACCGTCGGCATCCTCGCGGCCGCGCTCGCCGTGGGGGCGCTCGTCGCGATGCTCTTCTCGGGGCCCCTGGGCTCGGTGATCCACCAGGGACGCGCGGTCGTCTGGTCGGTCGTGGCCTGGGGTGTGTGCATGGTGCTGCTGGGTCTGGCCGTTCTCGGGGCCGGCCAGCTCTTCAGCCCGAGGACAGCCCTTGTGCTCGCCTGCCTGGCGCTCGCTGCTGCCGGGGCGGCGGACTCGGTCTCCTCGGTCTATCGCAACACCATCCTGCAGGCCGCCACCCCGGATCACCTCAGAGGTCGTCTGCAGGGCGTCTTCATCGTCGTCGTGGCCGGCGGTCCGCGACTGGGGGAACTGGTCGCTGGCTCGGTCGCCGCGGCCTGGTCCGAGTGGGGCACCCTGGTGCTGGGCGGGGTGGCCTGCATGATCGCCATGCTGGTCCTGGCACGGCTGCAACCCGGCTTCTCGCAGTATGACGCGCGCGACCCCCAGCCCTGA
- a CDS encoding helix-turn-helix transcriptional regulator, whose translation MGRPDAGDGLDLLRSDVRRNLYDHLADLPVQEVEGSQSLRHSGLSAQELADVVGLHLTTVRFHLDQLVAAGLLTTIQAPPSGAGRPRKLYAVPGVAMTPPSDPHALQAYAALSEIVATVDTRDEPLEQSPAALELSGREWARDHVSRLAVRIGQHAPAPTPGAWLGKIGAVLDLLVGWGHAPEIRTSSGAHEVDILLRDCPFIALARDSPQMVCGVHRGLLRGALDALGEESAELDLQPLIDHRTCRAHLTVTTPFPDRGES comes from the coding sequence ATGGGACGGCCAGACGCTGGTGACGGCCTTGACCTGCTGCGTTCGGACGTGCGCCGCAACCTCTATGACCACCTTGCCGACCTGCCTGTCCAGGAGGTCGAGGGCAGCCAGTCTCTGCGTCACAGCGGCCTCAGTGCCCAGGAGCTCGCCGACGTGGTCGGCCTGCACCTGACCACCGTGCGCTTCCACCTGGACCAGCTCGTCGCGGCCGGCCTGCTGACGACGATCCAGGCACCACCCTCCGGAGCCGGTCGCCCCCGCAAGCTGTATGCCGTGCCCGGCGTCGCGATGACACCTCCGTCAGACCCCCACGCACTGCAGGCCTATGCCGCGCTCTCCGAGATCGTCGCCACGGTCGACACCCGGGATGAGCCGCTCGAGCAGAGCCCCGCAGCCCTGGAACTGTCCGGGCGGGAGTGGGCACGCGACCACGTCTCACGCCTAGCCGTCCGCATCGGTCAGCATGCACCCGCGCCGACACCCGGCGCCTGGCTGGGCAAGATCGGAGCCGTCCTCGACCTGCTGGTCGGCTGGGGCCACGCCCCTGAGATCCGGACCTCGTCCGGCGCCCATGAGGTCGACATCCTGCTGCGGGACTGCCCCTTCATCGCCCTGGCCAGAGACAGCCCCCAGATGGTCTGCGGGGTCCACCGGGGCCTCCTGCGCGGCGCCCTCGATGCCCTGGGCGAGGAGAGCGCCGAGCTGGACCTGCAACCTCTCATCGACCATCGCACCTGCCGAGCCCACCTGACCGTCACCACCCCGTTCCCCGACCGTGGAGAGTCCTGA
- a CDS encoding nitrate reductase subunit alpha yields MTDTAARPQTDTEPAGFDGPLSSALVGTRRFFTRGKVSDDQRTLSLEGGRSGDAFYRDRWSHDKVVRSTHGVNCTGSCSWKVYVKDGIITWEAQQTDYPTTGGDRPEYEPRGCPRGAAFSWYTYSPTRVRYPYVRGTLLEMYRRAKQEFGDPVVAWASIVQDEEKSRTYKAGRGKGGLVRSTWEETVEMIAAAHVYTIKRWGPDRIAGFSPIPAMSQVSYVSGARFNELIGAPMLSFYDWYADLPNASPQMWGDQTDVPESGDWWDAAYLIMWGSNVPMTRTPDAHWMIEARYRGQKVIAVAPDYAENVKFADEWVAPAPGTDGALAMGMGHVILKEFFVDQETEFFADYTKKFTDLPFLVSLVEAGDGSYRPGKFVVAGDLEGHPEGSSENSMWKPVVLDRVTDDVAVPQGSIGHRFGPEGEGKWNLDLGDIDPILSLYGDTSDSVPLELPRFDTGDKVVYEQRGVPVRRIGGHLVTTVLDLMLAHYGVGRPGLPGTWPEDLEDPTVPATPGWAEAISSVPSHQIARLAREFAQNAIDTGGRGMILMGAGTNHWYHSDQIYRAMLVLTTITGCQGRNGGGWAHYVGQEKVRPLMGFQHMAFALDWVRPPRHMNQTAYWYVNTSQYRYDTFTTDDVGAGTGAFQGRSMMDLLAQSVRLGWTPSYPQFDRSSLVLADEAAAAGTDVKDYVVSQLKEGSLNFAVEDPEAEQNWPRVLTLWRANLFGSSAKGNEYFLKHLLGTTNAVRASQAGPDQRPRDIAWPDEVPEGKLDLLMTIDFRMTSSTLLSDIVLPAATWYEKHDINTTDMHPYINSFNPAISPPWQSKNDWDAWKEVAKRFSELAVDHLGTRKDVVAKPLWHDTPEAMATVHGVVKDWKTGEVEPVPGKTMPVLVEVERDYTQIYAKMTAIGPLLEKVGMVTKGVKYDPTDFVERLRVVNGTVRGGVADGQPRLETDVHVAEAIMHLSGTTNGHLATQGFRDLEKRTGVQLHDLSAEHEGKIITFADTQAAPVPVITSPEWSGSESGGRRYAPFTINIERSKPFHTLTGRQQFYVDHDWMLDMGEGLPTYRPPLNMTLLFGEPEIGAEGELGVSVRYLTPHNKWSIHSEYQDNLFMLSLSRGGQTIWMSDLDADKIGVLDNDWIEAVNRNGVVAARAIVSHRMPEGTVFMHHAQDRLIDVPLTETDNKRGGIHNSLTRILMKPSHLIGGYAQLAYFFNYIGPTGNNRDEVTTIRKRTAPVAY; encoded by the coding sequence ATGACCGACACCGCAGCACGGCCCCAGACCGACACCGAGCCCGCAGGCTTCGACGGACCCCTGTCCTCCGCACTCGTGGGGACCCGCAGGTTCTTCACGCGCGGCAAGGTCTCCGACGACCAACGCACCCTCTCGCTCGAGGGCGGGCGCTCGGGTGACGCCTTCTATCGCGACCGGTGGAGCCACGACAAGGTCGTGCGCTCCACGCACGGTGTCAACTGCACCGGCTCCTGCTCGTGGAAGGTCTACGTCAAGGACGGGATCATCACCTGGGAGGCGCAGCAGACCGACTACCCGACGACCGGCGGGGACCGACCCGAGTACGAACCGCGCGGGTGCCCCCGTGGTGCGGCCTTCTCGTGGTACACCTACAGCCCGACCCGGGTCCGCTACCCCTACGTCCGCGGCACCCTGCTGGAGATGTACCGCCGGGCCAAGCAGGAGTTCGGTGACCCTGTGGTCGCCTGGGCCAGCATCGTGCAGGACGAGGAGAAGTCCCGGACCTACAAGGCGGGCCGCGGCAAGGGCGGACTGGTCCGTTCCACGTGGGAGGAGACGGTCGAGATGATCGCCGCCGCCCACGTCTACACCATCAAGCGCTGGGGCCCGGACCGGATCGCTGGATTCTCCCCGATCCCGGCGATGTCCCAGGTCAGCTATGTCTCCGGCGCCCGCTTCAACGAGCTCATCGGCGCGCCGATGCTCTCGTTCTACGACTGGTATGCCGACCTGCCCAACGCCTCCCCGCAGATGTGGGGCGACCAGACCGACGTCCCCGAGTCCGGGGACTGGTGGGACGCGGCATACCTGATCATGTGGGGTTCGAACGTCCCGATGACCCGCACCCCCGACGCGCACTGGATGATCGAGGCGCGCTACCGCGGGCAGAAGGTCATCGCGGTGGCGCCGGACTATGCCGAGAACGTCAAGTTCGCCGACGAGTGGGTCGCCCCGGCGCCGGGCACCGACGGCGCGCTGGCGATGGGGATGGGGCACGTCATCCTCAAGGAGTTCTTCGTCGACCAGGAGACCGAGTTCTTCGCCGACTACACCAAGAAGTTCACCGACCTGCCCTTCCTGGTCTCGCTGGTGGAGGCGGGCGACGGTTCCTACCGTCCAGGCAAGTTCGTGGTCGCGGGCGACCTCGAGGGCCACCCCGAGGGCTCGTCGGAGAACTCGATGTGGAAGCCGGTCGTGCTGGACCGCGTCACCGACGACGTGGCCGTCCCGCAGGGTTCGATCGGGCACCGCTTCGGCCCCGAGGGTGAGGGGAAGTGGAACCTCGACCTCGGCGACATCGACCCGATCCTGTCCCTCTACGGCGACACCAGTGACTCGGTCCCGTTGGAGCTGCCCCGCTTCGACACCGGCGACAAGGTCGTCTATGAACAGCGCGGTGTGCCGGTCCGGCGCATCGGCGGGCACCTGGTGACCACGGTCCTCGACCTGATGCTGGCGCACTACGGCGTCGGCCGTCCGGGGCTGCCCGGCACCTGGCCGGAGGACCTGGAGGACCCGACTGTCCCTGCCACGCCGGGCTGGGCCGAGGCGATCAGCTCGGTGCCCTCGCACCAGATCGCCCGGCTGGCACGTGAGTTCGCCCAGAACGCCATCGACACCGGTGGTCGCGGCATGATCCTGATGGGAGCCGGCACCAACCACTGGTACCACTCCGACCAGATCTATCGCGCCATGCTCGTGCTGACCACTATCACCGGGTGTCAGGGCCGCAACGGCGGCGGCTGGGCGCACTACGTCGGGCAGGAGAAGGTCCGTCCGCTGATGGGCTTCCAGCACATGGCTTTTGCCCTGGACTGGGTGCGCCCGCCGCGGCACATGAACCAGACGGCCTACTGGTATGTCAACACCAGCCAGTACCGCTACGACACCTTCACCACCGACGACGTCGGCGCTGGCACCGGCGCCTTCCAGGGGCGGTCCATGATGGACCTGCTCGCCCAGTCGGTCCGGTTGGGCTGGACGCCGTCCTACCCGCAGTTCGACCGGTCGAGCCTGGTGCTGGCAGACGAGGCCGCGGCGGCTGGCACAGACGTCAAGGACTATGTCGTGAGCCAGCTCAAGGAGGGCTCGCTGAACTTTGCGGTGGAGGACCCGGAGGCGGAGCAGAACTGGCCGCGGGTGCTCACCCTGTGGCGCGCCAACCTGTTCGGCTCCTCGGCCAAGGGCAACGAGTATTTCCTGAAGCACCTGCTCGGGACGACCAACGCGGTCCGCGCCAGCCAGGCTGGCCCGGACCAGCGTCCCCGCGACATCGCGTGGCCGGACGAGGTGCCCGAGGGCAAACTCGACCTGCTGATGACGATCGACTTCCGGATGACCAGCTCGACGCTGCTCTCCGACATCGTCCTGCCGGCTGCAACGTGGTACGAGAAGCACGACATCAACACCACCGACATGCACCCCTACATCAACTCGTTCAACCCGGCGATCTCCCCGCCGTGGCAGAGCAAGAACGACTGGGACGCCTGGAAGGAGGTCGCCAAGCGATTCTCCGAGCTGGCCGTCGACCACCTGGGCACCCGCAAGGACGTGGTGGCCAAACCGCTGTGGCACGACACACCGGAGGCGATGGCCACCGTCCACGGCGTGGTCAAGGACTGGAAGACCGGTGAGGTCGAGCCGGTCCCGGGCAAGACCATGCCGGTCCTGGTGGAGGTGGAGCGGGACTACACGCAGATCTACGCCAAGATGACCGCGATCGGGCCGCTGCTCGAGAAGGTCGGCATGGTCACCAAGGGCGTGAAATACGATCCGACCGACTTCGTCGAGCGGCTCCGCGTCGTCAACGGCACGGTCCGAGGAGGCGTGGCCGACGGTCAGCCGAGGCTGGAGACCGACGTGCACGTCGCGGAGGCGATCATGCACCTGTCGGGAACCACCAACGGGCACCTGGCGACCCAGGGCTTCAGGGATCTGGAGAAGCGCACCGGCGTGCAGCTGCACGACCTGTCCGCCGAGCACGAGGGCAAGATCATCACCTTCGCGGACACCCAGGCGGCTCCGGTGCCGGTCATCACCAGCCCGGAGTGGTCCGGCTCCGAGAGCGGCGGGCGGCGTTATGCGCCGTTCACCATCAACATCGAGCGGTCCAAGCCGTTCCACACCCTCACCGGTCGCCAACAGTTCTATGTCGACCACGACTGGATGCTCGACATGGGGGAGGGGCTGCCGACCTACAGGCCGCCGCTGAACATGACCCTGCTCTTCGGCGAGCCCGAGATCGGCGCCGAGGGCGAGCTCGGTGTCTCCGTGCGCTATCTGACACCTCACAACAAGTGGTCGATCCACAGCGAATACCAGGACAACCTGTTCATGCTCTCGCTGTCCCGCGGTGGCCAGACGATCTGGATGTCCGACCTCGACGCCGACAAGATCGGCGTCCTGGACAACGACTGGATCGAGGCAGTCAACCGCAACGGCGTCGTGGCCGCACGGGCGATCGTGAGCCACCGGATGCCCGAGGGCACGGTCTTTATGCACCACGCGCAGGACCGGTTGATCGACGTGCCGCTGACCGAGACCGACAACAAGCGCGGCGGCATCCATAACAGCCTGACCAGGATCCTGATGAAGCCCAGTCACCTGATCGGCGGCTACGCCCAGCTCGCCTACTTCTTCAACTACATCGGCCCGACCGGCAACAACCGGGACGAAGTGACCACCATCCGCAAGCGCACCGCCCCCGTCGCCTACTGA
- the narH gene encoding nitrate reductase subunit beta, with translation MRVMAQMAMVMNLDKCIGCHTCSVTCKQAWTNRSGMEYVWFNNVETRPGLGYPRTYEDQEEWQGGWVRTPAGRLKLRSGGRLNRLLNIFSNPKMPSIQDYYEPWTYDYETLLNAPAQEDFPVAKPYSLITGKQMNIEWSANWDDDLGGSKQHAAKDLMLKGIEDKVKMEFDETFMFYLPRICEHCLNPSCAAACPSGAIYKREEDGIVLVDQDKCRGWRMCVTGCPYKKVYFNHKTGKAEKCTFCYPRIEVGIPTVCAETCVGRLRYIGLMLYDADKVLEAAAVENDHDLYEAQRSVFLDPRDPAVERAAEAAGIPGDWIEAAKKSPVLRLINDYKVALPLHPEYRTMPMVWYIPPLSPVVDVIKDTGHDAEDRDNLFAAIDALRIPVEYLANLFTAGDPGPVNDVLRKLAAMRSYMRDINLGRDPQASIPEAVGMTEEEMYEMFRLLAIAKYDDRYVIPSAHGEEAHALEETATDCPVSNYDDELMDISGPFGEGSGRGNTTPVAVENFRMLQQRQTSDALVSGGTKMGRVNLLNWDGKGVPAGMFPDSEKDASVQTVDGPAQLDSAHSRPDNTAGSNGKVT, from the coding sequence ATGAGAGTCATGGCACAGATGGCCATGGTCATGAACCTGGACAAGTGCATCGGGTGCCACACCTGCTCGGTCACCTGCAAACAGGCATGGACCAACCGATCCGGCATGGAGTACGTCTGGTTCAACAACGTGGAGACCCGCCCGGGTCTGGGCTACCCACGCACCTACGAGGACCAGGAGGAGTGGCAGGGGGGCTGGGTGCGCACCCCGGCGGGGCGGCTGAAGCTGCGCTCGGGTGGGCGGCTGAACAGGTTGCTCAACATCTTCTCCAACCCCAAGATGCCCTCGATCCAGGACTACTACGAGCCCTGGACCTACGACTACGAGACGCTCCTCAACGCGCCAGCGCAAGAGGACTTCCCCGTGGCCAAGCCCTACTCCCTGATCACGGGCAAGCAGATGAACATCGAGTGGTCGGCCAACTGGGACGACGACCTGGGGGGCAGCAAGCAGCACGCGGCCAAAGACCTGATGCTCAAGGGCATCGAGGACAAGGTGAAGATGGAGTTCGACGAGACCTTCATGTTCTATCTGCCGCGGATCTGCGAGCACTGCCTCAACCCCAGTTGTGCCGCGGCCTGCCCCTCGGGTGCGATCTACAAGCGCGAGGAGGACGGGATCGTCCTGGTGGACCAGGACAAGTGCCGCGGCTGGCGCATGTGCGTCACCGGCTGCCCCTACAAGAAGGTCTACTTCAACCACAAGACCGGCAAGGCCGAGAAGTGCACCTTCTGCTATCCGCGCATCGAGGTCGGCATCCCGACGGTGTGCGCGGAGACCTGCGTGGGTCGGCTGCGTTATATCGGGCTGATGCTCTATGACGCCGACAAGGTGCTCGAGGCAGCCGCCGTCGAGAACGACCACGACCTCTATGAGGCCCAGCGTTCGGTCTTCCTCGACCCGCGTGACCCTGCAGTCGAGCGAGCCGCCGAGGCTGCCGGCATCCCCGGGGACTGGATCGAGGCGGCCAAGAAGTCGCCGGTGCTCCGGCTGATCAACGACTACAAGGTGGCCCTGCCGCTGCACCCCGAGTACCGCACGATGCCGATGGTCTGGTATATCCCGCCGCTGTCCCCGGTCGTGGACGTCATCAAGGACACCGGCCACGACGCCGAGGACAGGGACAACCTGTTCGCGGCCATCGACGCCCTGCGCATCCCGGTGGAATACCTCGCCAACCTCTTCACCGCGGGCGACCCGGGACCGGTCAACGACGTGCTGCGCAAGCTGGCCGCGATGCGCTCCTACATGCGGGACATCAACCTGGGTCGCGACCCACAGGCCAGCATCCCCGAGGCGGTCGGCATGACCGAGGAGGAGATGTATGAGATGTTCCGTCTCCTGGCGATCGCCAAGTATGACGATCGCTATGTCATCCCCTCCGCCCACGGCGAGGAGGCACACGCCCTGGAGGAGACCGCCACCGACTGTCCGGTCAGCAACTACGACGACGAGCTCATGGACATCTCCGGACCGTTCGGTGAGGGCTCTGGACGTGGCAACACCACCCCGGTCGCGGTGGAGAACTTCCGGATGCTCCAGCAGCGGCAGACCTCCGACGCGCTGGTCTCTGGTGGGACCAAGATGGGCCGGGTCAACCTGCTCAACTGGGATGGCAAGGGCGTGCCCGCCGGGATGTTCCCGGACAGCGAGAAGGACGCCTCGGTCCAGACCGTCGACGGGCCGGCCCAGTTGGACTCCGCGCACTCCCGCCCGGACAACACCGCCGGGTCCAACGGCAAGGTGACGTGA
- the narJ gene encoding nitrate reductase molybdenum cofactor assembly chaperone, producing the protein MLPWRRHRRTTSSLAPQVQADTWQVCSLLLDYPEQTLVEQLPVLRSAVAGLPQRQAEPLGRFLDTVERSDLGELQESYVDTFDITRKCALHLTYFLHGDTRKRGVALIQFKQLYRQHGVELSDEDAELPDHLTVVLEFGATVAPEAAWKLLNDHRVGIELLRRALLRRESPWADVILAVCSTLPELEGDDTQALAKLIAQGPPQETVGLDDTALNAPYAIDPALDELSRGPAMHPTSDCGGGSADSDSRHTLGPTIPVGAPR; encoded by the coding sequence ATGCTGCCCTGGCGCCGCCACCGGCGGACCACCTCCAGCCTGGCGCCACAGGTCCAGGCGGACACCTGGCAGGTGTGCTCCCTGCTGCTGGACTATCCGGAGCAGACGCTCGTCGAGCAGCTCCCTGTCCTGCGCAGCGCCGTGGCCGGGCTCCCTCAGCGGCAGGCCGAGCCGTTGGGACGTTTCCTCGACACCGTGGAGCGTTCCGACCTGGGGGAGCTGCAGGAGTCCTACGTCGACACTTTCGACATCACCCGCAAGTGCGCACTGCACCTGACCTACTTCCTGCACGGTGACACGCGCAAGCGTGGGGTCGCGCTCATCCAGTTCAAACAGCTCTATCGCCAGCACGGGGTCGAGCTCTCCGACGAGGACGCCGAGCTGCCCGACCACCTCACCGTGGTGTTGGAGTTCGGCGCCACGGTGGCGCCCGAGGCGGCGTGGAAGCTGCTCAACGACCACCGGGTCGGCATCGAGCTGCTGCGCCGGGCTCTGCTGCGCCGCGAGTCGCCGTGGGCGGACGTCATCCTGGCGGTCTGCAGCACCCTGCCGGAGCTGGAGGGCGACGACACGCAGGCCCTGGCCAAGCTGATCGCCCAGGGGCCGCCGCAGGAGACGGTCGGCCTGGATGACACCGCCCTCAACGCGCCCTATGCGATCGACCCGGCCCTGGACGAACTGTCGCGGGGTCCGGCGATGCACCCCACGAGCGACTGCGGTGGAGGATCCGCCGACTCCGACTCACGGCATACTCTCGGCCCGACTATCCCTGTAGGAGCCCCCCGATGA
- the narI gene encoding respiratory nitrate reductase subunit gamma gives MSTFLWVIFPYICLAVFVVGHIWRYRYDKFGWTTRSSQLYESKLLRIGSPLFHFGILGVAGGHFLGLVIPQSLTDRIGMSHGMYHFIAMAFGIPAGIAAVVGLAILIYRRRTVGPVFSATTINDKAMYAVLAVVMFLGIWNTIAGGIFTIGGEYNYRDGVSPWFRQIFWFQPDTALMAGGVPRSGGAALDPAPLGFQLHALAAFLLIAMWPFTRLVHVFSAPIGYFTRPYIVYRSRDSRPGSATGSRAPKRGWEKVG, from the coding sequence ATGAGCACCTTCCTCTGGGTGATCTTCCCCTATATCTGCCTAGCGGTCTTCGTCGTCGGACACATCTGGCGCTACCGCTACGACAAGTTCGGGTGGACCACGCGCAGCTCTCAGCTCTATGAGAGCAAACTGCTGCGGATCGGCAGCCCGCTGTTCCACTTCGGGATCCTGGGCGTGGCCGGCGGGCACTTCCTCGGCCTCGTCATCCCGCAGAGTCTGACCGACCGGATCGGCATGAGCCACGGGATGTACCACTTCATCGCGATGGCGTTCGGCATCCCGGCGGGCATCGCGGCCGTCGTGGGCCTGGCGATCCTGATCTATCGACGCCGCACCGTCGGGCCGGTCTTCTCCGCCACCACCATCAATGACAAGGCGATGTATGCCGTGCTGGCCGTCGTGATGTTCCTGGGCATCTGGAACACCATCGCCGGCGGCATCTTCACCATCGGTGGCGAGTACAACTACCGTGATGGGGTCTCACCGTGGTTCCGGCAGATCTTCTGGTTCCAGCCGGACACCGCCCTGATGGCCGGCGGCGTACCGCGGAGTGGGGGTGCGGCACTGGACCCGGCACCGTTGGGCTTCCAGCTGCACGCCTTGGCTGCCTTCCTGCTGATCGCGATGTGGCCGTTCACGCGGCTGGTGCACGTCTTCAGCGCACCGATCGGCTACTTCACCAGGCCCTACATCGTCTATCGCAGCCGGGACAGCCGGCCGGGGTCGGCGACCGGGAGCCGGGCTCCCAAGCGAGGCTGGGAGAAGGTTGGCTGA
- the moeB gene encoding molybdopterin-synthase adenylyltransferase MoeB: MPVAPVEELTADQLSRYSRHLLLPGIGLDGQKRLVNARVAVVGAGGLGSPALLYLAAAGVGHLTVIDDDRVDLTNLQRQVIHRVEDLGNTKVDSALRAVRDLNPLVSVTGVREHLDETNAMDILAGHHLVLDGSDNFDTRYVVNDAAVALGIPLVWAAVLRFDAQITTFLPPSLVGEAAVQLRDLFPVPPRAEDVPSCAEAGVLGAMVGQVGSIMAGEAVKLITGTGEPLAGRVLLLDALTQRTREIPLRPLETTGDGHPGTTRGWMPEAGESRDVVAIPEMTPLQVHEHNDELQIIDVREPGEHALGTVPQARTVPVGEVLAWEDRAAVGEGPVVFYCKTGPRAGRAARHLVHLGHPDVRVMTGGILGWIDEVDPSLPRY; the protein is encoded by the coding sequence TTGCCGGTCGCCCCTGTCGAGGAGCTTACCGCCGACCAACTGAGCCGCTACTCCCGGCACCTGCTGCTGCCGGGCATCGGGCTGGACGGTCAGAAGAGGCTGGTCAACGCCCGGGTGGCCGTGGTGGGCGCCGGCGGCCTCGGCTCACCGGCCCTGCTCTATCTGGCGGCCGCGGGGGTGGGACACCTGACGGTGATCGATGACGACCGGGTCGACCTGACCAACCTGCAGCGTCAGGTGATCCACCGGGTCGAGGACCTGGGCAACACCAAGGTGGACAGCGCCCTGCGCGCGGTCCGGGACCTCAACCCTCTGGTGTCGGTGACCGGTGTCCGGGAGCACCTGGACGAGACCAATGCCATGGACATCCTGGCCGGTCACCACCTCGTCCTGGACGGCTCGGACAACTTCGACACCCGCTATGTGGTCAACGACGCCGCGGTGGCGCTGGGCATACCGCTGGTCTGGGCCGCGGTGTTGCGGTTCGATGCCCAGATCACCACCTTCCTGCCGCCGTCGCTGGTGGGGGAGGCGGCCGTGCAGCTGCGTGACCTGTTCCCGGTGCCGCCCAGGGCCGAGGACGTGCCCAGCTGCGCCGAGGCCGGGGTGCTCGGCGCGATGGTCGGTCAGGTCGGCTCGATCATGGCGGGTGAGGCCGTGAAGCTGATCACCGGCACCGGTGAGCCGCTCGCCGGGCGGGTCCTGCTGCTGGATGCACTCACCCAACGGACCCGGGAGATTCCGCTGCGCCCCCTCGAGACCACCGGTGACGGCCATCCCGGGACGACCCGGGGATGGATGCCGGAGGCGGGGGAGAGCCGCGACGTGGTCGCGATCCCGGAGATGACACCACTGCAGGTGCACGAGCACAACGACGAGCTGCAGATCATCGACGTGCGCGAGCCGGGGGAGCACGCGCTCGGCACGGTGCCGCAGGCCCGCACGGTTCCGGTCGGTGAGGTGCTCGCCTGGGAGGACCGTGCCGCGGTCGGTGAGGGCCCGGTCGTCTTCTACTGCAAGACCGGCCCCCGCGCGGGCCGCGCCGCCCGCCACCTGGTGCACCTCGGACACCCCGACGTCCGGGTGATGACCGGAGGGATCCTGGGCTGGATCGACGAGGTCGACCCGTCGCTGCCGAGATACTGA